A part of Planococcus sp. MB-3u-03 genomic DNA contains:
- a CDS encoding NADPH:quinone oxidoreductase family protein: protein MKAWQVTELGDPEQALAVAELPKPSPGAGEALIKVEAAALNFFDILQCQGKYQERPELPFTPGAEIAGTIEALGEGTQGEIGQRVLATPMLPSGGLAEWAVVKQEGIFPIPDELSYAEAAALFITYQTAYFALHRSGHLKKGEVLLVHAASGGVGSAAVQLGKAAGATVIATAGSADKLAVCKELGADIVINYREEDFVPKVKEATGGKGADVIFDPVGGDTFDRSRKCIAFEGRILVIGFAGGRIADAPTNHALIKNYSIVGVHFGLFRNLMPDQVMKAHHELMALYKEGAIKPLIYKEFAFDEVIDALDQLGSRKTYGKLVVTP from the coding sequence GTGAAAGCGTGGCAAGTGACAGAGCTCGGCGACCCGGAACAGGCTTTAGCCGTTGCAGAATTGCCGAAGCCAAGCCCAGGAGCGGGTGAAGCGCTCATCAAAGTGGAAGCGGCAGCGCTGAATTTCTTTGATATTCTGCAATGCCAAGGGAAATATCAGGAACGTCCAGAGCTTCCTTTTACGCCGGGGGCGGAGATTGCCGGAACGATCGAAGCGCTCGGTGAAGGCACACAGGGCGAAATCGGCCAACGTGTTCTCGCGACGCCGATGCTGCCAAGCGGCGGCCTCGCCGAATGGGCAGTCGTCAAACAAGAAGGGATCTTCCCAATTCCGGATGAACTTTCCTATGCAGAAGCGGCAGCGCTATTCATTACGTACCAAACAGCCTATTTTGCCTTGCATCGCTCAGGCCATTTGAAAAAAGGCGAAGTATTGCTGGTCCATGCCGCATCAGGCGGTGTCGGCTCGGCCGCGGTTCAGCTCGGCAAAGCAGCAGGCGCGACTGTCATCGCGACTGCCGGAAGTGCGGATAAGCTTGCGGTATGCAAAGAACTTGGAGCGGATATCGTCATCAATTACCGCGAAGAGGATTTCGTCCCGAAAGTGAAAGAAGCGACCGGCGGCAAAGGGGCAGATGTTATTTTCGATCCTGTCGGCGGTGATACCTTCGATCGTTCAAGAAAATGCATCGCCTTTGAAGGGCGTATCCTGGTCATCGGTTTTGCCGGAGGGCGAATCGCCGATGCACCGACCAACCATGCCTTGATCAAAAATTATTCGATTGTCGGCGTGCATTTCGGCTTGTTCCGCAATTTGATGCCGGACCAAGTGATGAAAGCCCATCACGAGTTGATGGCGTTGTATAAAGAAGGAGCCATCAAGCCGCTCATCTATAAAGAATTCGCATTCGATGAAGTCATCGACGCACTCGATCAGCTCGGCAGCCGAAAAACATACGGGAAATTAGTGGTTACGCCATA
- a CDS encoding acyl-CoA dehydrogenase family protein, whose protein sequence is MLKELSPKAEQLRQELLKFMDDYVYPAEQTVKEYKETASDRWTIPPIIEELKQKAKAQGLWNLFLDHPEYGAGLSNYEYSHLCEIMGRSLIAPEIFNCNAPDTGNMEVFVKYGTDEQKKQWLEPLLNGEIRSCFSMTEPDVASSDATNIQSSIVRDGDEYVINAKKWWTTGAMDPRCSIAIVMGKTDPDAEKHKQQSMILVPFDTPGVKIVRPLTVFGYDDAPQGHAEVHYENVRVPASNMLLGEGRGFEIAQGRLGPGRIHHCMRAIGAAERALELLCRRAESRVAFGSTLAEKDVIKEIIAESRIEIEQARLLTLNAAHKIDEHGAKAARKEIAMIKISAPRVSINVIDRAMQVFGGAGLTEDFPLAEHYANARTLRLVDGPDQVHLRDVGRLELREQLKANEARQ, encoded by the coding sequence ATGCTTAAGGAATTATCGCCAAAAGCGGAACAATTACGCCAGGAACTACTGAAATTCATGGATGACTATGTCTATCCGGCTGAACAGACAGTAAAAGAATACAAGGAAACTGCAAGCGACCGCTGGACTATTCCGCCGATCATCGAAGAGCTGAAGCAAAAAGCGAAAGCGCAAGGTTTATGGAACCTCTTCCTCGACCATCCGGAATACGGGGCAGGATTATCAAATTATGAGTATTCCCATTTATGTGAAATTATGGGGCGTTCACTCATCGCCCCGGAAATCTTCAACTGCAACGCGCCGGATACAGGCAATATGGAGGTATTCGTGAAATATGGAACGGATGAGCAGAAAAAGCAATGGCTAGAACCCTTATTGAACGGCGAAATCCGCTCGTGCTTCTCCATGACAGAGCCGGATGTCGCTTCATCCGACGCCACCAATATCCAAAGCAGCATCGTCCGCGACGGCGATGAATATGTCATCAACGCTAAGAAGTGGTGGACGACAGGTGCCATGGACCCGCGCTGCAGCATTGCGATCGTCATGGGAAAAACCGACCCGGATGCTGAAAAGCACAAGCAGCAGTCGATGATCCTTGTGCCATTTGATACGCCAGGCGTCAAGATTGTCCGCCCGCTTACCGTGTTCGGCTATGATGATGCGCCGCAAGGGCATGCAGAAGTGCATTACGAAAATGTCCGCGTCCCGGCGAGCAATATGCTGCTTGGCGAAGGACGAGGATTCGAGATCGCACAAGGCCGCCTCGGGCCAGGACGCATCCATCACTGCATGCGTGCAATCGGCGCTGCCGAACGTGCACTTGAATTATTGTGCAGACGGGCGGAAAGCCGCGTCGCCTTCGGTTCGACATTGGCAGAAAAAGACGTCATCAAGGAAATCATCGCCGAAAGCCGCATCGAAATCGAACAGGCACGGCTTTTGACCTTGAACGCCGCGCACAAGATCGATGAGCACGGTGCGAAAGCCGCACGCAAAGAAATCGCCATGATTAAAATCTCCGCCCCGCGCGTGTCGATCAATGTCATCGACCGGGCGATGCAAGTATTCGGCGGAGCCGGGCTGACAGAAGATTTCCCGCTCGCAGAACATTACGCAAACGCACGCACGCTGCGTCTTGTCGATGGGCCGGATCAAGTCCACTTGCGCGATGTTGGGCGCCTTGAACTGCGTGAGCAATTGAAAGCGAATGAAGCACGGCAATAA
- a CDS encoding class I adenylate-forming enzyme family protein: MAAIETMELFGRAEVKVFAQRPSTIGQLLADTVARYAEKPAVVTEQQTLSYRELDGQSTTLAANLQQRGIQVGDRVGAVVGNCAEFPVVVFACAKAGAIMVPINVKLQVEELQYIIGHSKPKLLIVEAEYAEKVKEATVNSGLQDAEHPELFIIGGENSYGQLLDESAAFKQVDVGEEDGAFILYTSGTTGRPKGAVLAHINAVHSVMNYKRRFETDDSMKTLVAVPMFHVTGLVGQLLHMFYVGGTVYSMRRYQNESYIELILKHEINFLFNVPTIFIMMSTSEEFQQHSFNFVKKVAFGGSPIYQQTFQMLKKAFPNAQLHNAYGATETTSPATLMPVSYPESKVTSVGLPVEVADIKIVDPEGRTVANGESGELYIKGPMIIKEYWDNPAANQSSFTDGYWHSGDLGIMDNDGYVYIRDRKKDMINRGGEKIFSIEVEDALKSHPDVVEAAVIGEPDPVFGEKVKAFVVGPKLDSEDFTELQAHCRKTLAKFKVPEQFVLLESLPRNASGKILKNTLKETGGRSNA; the protein is encoded by the coding sequence TTGGCAGCTATTGAAACGATGGAACTTTTTGGGCGGGCCGAAGTGAAGGTGTTTGCACAGCGCCCTTCGACAATCGGCCAGTTGCTTGCAGATACTGTGGCACGCTACGCAGAAAAACCAGCAGTCGTCACGGAACAACAGACTTTAAGCTACAGGGAGCTTGACGGGCAATCGACCACGCTTGCCGCCAACCTTCAGCAGCGCGGCATTCAAGTGGGTGACCGGGTGGGTGCGGTGGTCGGAAACTGCGCTGAGTTTCCAGTCGTCGTCTTCGCTTGTGCCAAGGCCGGGGCGATCATGGTACCGATCAATGTCAAACTGCAAGTCGAAGAGCTGCAATACATTATCGGGCATTCCAAGCCGAAGCTCTTGATTGTAGAAGCGGAATATGCGGAGAAAGTGAAAGAAGCCACTGTAAACAGCGGGCTGCAGGATGCTGAACACCCCGAACTCTTTATCATCGGAGGCGAGAATTCCTACGGCCAATTGCTGGATGAGTCGGCTGCATTTAAACAGGTGGACGTCGGCGAAGAGGACGGCGCATTCATCCTCTATACGTCGGGGACGACCGGCCGGCCTAAAGGCGCGGTGCTGGCACATATCAATGCGGTGCACAGCGTGATGAATTACAAACGCCGCTTTGAGACCGACGATTCGATGAAAACGCTGGTCGCTGTCCCGATGTTCCATGTGACAGGGCTGGTCGGACAGCTGCTCCATATGTTTTATGTCGGGGGTACGGTCTACAGCATGAGGCGCTATCAAAATGAAAGCTATATCGAGCTGATCTTGAAACACGAAATCAATTTCCTATTCAATGTGCCGACCATTTTCATCATGATGTCGACGAGCGAAGAATTCCAGCAGCATTCGTTCAACTTTGTGAAGAAAGTGGCGTTCGGCGGTTCCCCGATCTACCAACAGACCTTCCAAATGTTGAAAAAAGCGTTCCCGAATGCACAGCTTCACAATGCATATGGGGCGACGGAAACAACATCTCCCGCTACTTTGATGCCGGTGAGTTATCCCGAGTCGAAAGTGACGTCGGTCGGCTTGCCGGTCGAAGTCGCAGACATCAAAATCGTCGACCCGGAAGGACGCACCGTGGCGAACGGGGAATCCGGCGAATTGTATATCAAAGGGCCGATGATCATCAAGGAATACTGGGACAACCCGGCCGCCAACCAGTCGAGCTTCACCGACGGCTACTGGCATTCAGGCGACCTTGGCATTATGGATAATGACGGCTATGTCTATATCCGTGACCGCAAAAAAGACATGATCAACCGCGGCGGCGAGAAGATTTTCTCCATCGAAGTGGAGGATGCGCTGAAGAGCCATCCGGATGTCGTCGAAGCAGCTGTCATCGGAGAACCGGACCCGGTGTTCGGCGAGAAAGTGAAAGCGTTTGTCGTCGGGCCGAAACTCGATTCCGAAGATTTCACGGAATTGCAGGCGCATTGCAGAAAGACGCTCGCAAAATTCAAGGTGCCGGAACAGTTTGTTCTTTTGGAAAGCCTGCCGCGCAATGCGTCAGGAAAGATATTGAAAAACACATTAAAAGAAACAGGGGGCCGATCAAATGCTTAA
- a CDS encoding nitric oxide synthase oxygenase, with protein MDKLAQRPLLFEEAAHFIETCYLELGKGEQEIRRRVEEIEQEIESSGSYLHTMEELQHGARMAWRNNNRCIGRLFWQTLEIFDEREAETEEQVFSAIVRHLRFAFNGGQIRPAITIFKQSDKSGMRIWNHQLLRYAGYERDGRIVGDSSSLAFTKQCEALGWQGAGSEFDLLPVVIGEAGKQPKWFELPAEAKPEVAIGHPDWPAVAELGLKWYAVPLISDMKLEIGGIEYCMAPFNGWYMGTEIGARNLADEDRYDLLPTMAEIMGLDTSSQRTLWKDKALVELNVAVLESFANAGVTIVDHHTAAKQFKNFEKIEEREGRQVTGNWAWLIPPVSPATTHIFHKPYNNDVVKPNYFTSKRLMGNENSIALTVPLELFTAGIAKAILMRTRKISRWKTVFKAEGR; from the coding sequence ATGGATAAGCTTGCACAACGCCCTCTGTTATTCGAAGAGGCAGCTCATTTCATTGAAACTTGCTATTTGGAACTGGGAAAAGGCGAACAGGAAATCCGCCGTCGTGTAGAGGAAATTGAACAGGAAATCGAGTCTTCGGGCAGCTATTTACATACAATGGAAGAATTACAGCATGGGGCGCGCATGGCGTGGCGCAATAACAACCGCTGCATCGGGCGTTTGTTTTGGCAGACTTTAGAAATTTTTGATGAACGTGAAGCGGAAACGGAAGAACAAGTATTTTCGGCCATCGTCCGCCATTTGCGCTTTGCATTCAACGGAGGGCAAATCCGCCCGGCCATTACAATTTTCAAGCAGTCAGACAAAAGCGGGATGCGCATCTGGAACCATCAATTATTGCGCTATGCAGGATATGAACGGGACGGCCGGATCGTCGGCGACTCCTCGTCTCTTGCATTTACCAAACAATGCGAGGCACTGGGATGGCAAGGGGCGGGAAGTGAGTTCGACTTATTGCCAGTGGTGATCGGTGAAGCCGGCAAGCAGCCCAAATGGTTCGAGCTGCCAGCCGAGGCCAAGCCTGAAGTGGCGATCGGACATCCTGACTGGCCAGCTGTGGCGGAGCTCGGGCTGAAATGGTATGCAGTGCCGCTCATATCCGATATGAAGCTTGAAATCGGGGGCATTGAATACTGTATGGCGCCGTTCAATGGCTGGTATATGGGAACGGAAATTGGCGCACGCAATTTAGCGGACGAAGATCGCTATGACCTGTTGCCGACAATGGCGGAAATCATGGGGCTCGACACGAGTTCGCAGCGGACGCTATGGAAAGATAAAGCGCTCGTCGAATTGAACGTGGCGGTGCTTGAATCATTTGCGAATGCGGGCGTGACCATCGTCGATCATCATACCGCCGCCAAGCAGTTCAAGAATTTCGAGAAAATCGAAGAACGGGAAGGGCGTCAAGTCACCGGGAATTGGGCATGGCTGATTCCGCCGGTGTCGCCGGCAACTACGCATATTTTCCATAAGCCTTATAACAACGACGTCGTCAAACCGAATTATTTTACCAGCAAACGCCTTATGGGGAATGAAAATTCAATCGCTTTGACTGTCCCGCTGGAGCTATTCACAGCTGGGATAGCCAAAGCGATTTTAATGCGGACAAGGAAAATAAGCAGGTGGAAGACGGTTTTTAAGGCTGAAGGTCGATAG
- a CDS encoding HAD family hydrolase translates to MVKAIFFDLDDTLLWDQQSVKEAFRETCEWAAEQAGADCSRLEQAVREEARKLYAGYSTHAFTQMIGINPFEGLWGRFDDSGDDFQQLKEVAPGYQQEAWTLGLKRIGIDDPVLGKQLAEYFPEARKRNPILYEDSLEVLDQLKGRFDLLLLTNGSPSLQQIKLDITPEIAPYFDHIVISGAFGRGKPDASIFEHALSKFGYAPEDVLMVGDNPLTDILGAERAGIPSVWLNREQKAPHETVVATHEIDSLKELLPLLDKLETTSA, encoded by the coding sequence ATGGTGAAAGCGATTTTCTTTGATTTGGACGATACTTTATTATGGGATCAGCAAAGCGTGAAAGAAGCCTTCCGCGAAACGTGCGAGTGGGCGGCCGAACAGGCAGGCGCCGATTGCAGCAGACTCGAACAAGCGGTGCGGGAAGAAGCCCGGAAACTGTATGCGGGCTATTCGACACATGCCTTTACCCAAATGATCGGCATCAACCCGTTCGAAGGGCTGTGGGGGCGTTTCGATGATTCGGGAGACGATTTCCAGCAACTTAAAGAAGTCGCCCCAGGCTATCAACAAGAGGCCTGGACGCTCGGGCTGAAACGCATCGGCATCGATGATCCTGTCTTAGGGAAACAGCTAGCCGAGTATTTCCCGGAAGCCAGAAAACGCAATCCCATTCTCTACGAAGACAGTTTGGAAGTGCTCGATCAATTGAAAGGCCGTTTCGATTTATTGCTGTTGACGAATGGGTCGCCGAGCCTGCAGCAGATCAAACTCGACATCACACCGGAAATCGCGCCGTATTTCGACCATATTGTCATCTCCGGCGCATTCGGACGCGGCAAGCCCGATGCTTCTATCTTCGAGCACGCCTTGTCGAAGTTCGGCTATGCCCCGGAAGACGTCTTGATGGTCGGCGACAATCCGCTGACGGATATCCTCGGAGCTGAGCGTGCCGGCATCCCGTCCGTCTGGCTGAACCGAGAGCAAAAAGCCCCTCATGAAACGGTTGTCGCAACGCATGAAATTGACAGCCTGAAAGAGCTATTGCCCTTGCTCGACAAGCTGGAAACCACATCTGCATAA
- the serA gene encoding phosphoglycerate dehydrogenase — translation MTFHVLISDPLSEEGVYPLRHADGINIVMETNLSEAELAERIDGFDALLVRSQTQVTRELIEKASNLKIIGRAGVGVDNIDLAAATEHGIIVVNAPDGNTNSAAEHTMAMLMGMARKIPQAYNSLKQGKWDRKAYVGVELKNKTLGVVGFGRIGQEVAARAKGQRMNIIAYDPFLTAEKAEKLGVDFGSVEDVLKAADFVTVHTPLLKETKHLINAEAFKVMKDGVQIINCARGGIIDESALYDAVKSGKVAGAALDVFEQEPMVDFRLLELPEIIATPHLGASTFEAQESVAVDVSQDVVSFVKYGTVRNSVNLPSVPKEIMKRIEPYFDLAERIGTFLTDLTGETADEVNVYYSGELANLEVGPLTRNMLKGMLKRHLGKHVNDVNAMYIANQKGIHVNEHKSTESRGFTNLITVEVKTQSGTRKASGTLLNGQGARIVKVDDYIVDFLPNGHLLFIRHNDRPGVIGRVGTLLGAEDINIATMQVGRSNVGGDAIMMLSIDKHADPEDLEGLKKLEEIESVTAIDL, via the coding sequence ATGACATTTCACGTATTGATCAGCGATCCCCTATCAGAAGAAGGCGTATATCCACTACGCCACGCCGACGGCATTAACATCGTCATGGAGACGAATTTGTCTGAAGCTGAACTTGCTGAACGCATTGACGGATTCGATGCATTGCTCGTCCGCAGCCAGACCCAAGTGACGCGTGAACTTATCGAAAAAGCATCCAATTTGAAAATCATCGGCCGCGCAGGCGTCGGAGTCGATAACATCGATTTGGCAGCGGCAACCGAGCACGGCATCATTGTCGTCAACGCACCGGATGGCAATACCAACTCGGCCGCCGAACATACGATGGCGATGCTCATGGGGATGGCACGCAAAATTCCACAAGCCTATAATTCCCTGAAGCAAGGCAAATGGGACCGCAAAGCCTATGTCGGCGTCGAATTGAAAAACAAAACGCTCGGCGTCGTCGGTTTCGGCCGCATCGGCCAGGAAGTGGCGGCGCGTGCCAAGGGCCAACGGATGAACATCATTGCCTACGATCCATTTTTGACTGCTGAAAAAGCGGAAAAGCTTGGCGTCGACTTCGGTTCGGTGGAAGATGTCTTGAAAGCGGCTGACTTTGTTACAGTCCACACGCCGCTACTCAAAGAAACCAAGCATTTGATCAACGCGGAAGCTTTTAAAGTGATGAAAGACGGCGTGCAGATCATCAACTGTGCACGCGGCGGCATCATCGACGAAAGCGCCCTGTATGATGCGGTGAAGTCCGGCAAAGTGGCCGGTGCCGCACTCGATGTGTTCGAACAAGAGCCAATGGTCGATTTCCGCTTGCTGGAATTGCCGGAGATCATCGCGACGCCTCACCTCGGGGCGAGCACATTCGAAGCGCAGGAAAGCGTCGCGGTCGACGTCAGCCAAGATGTTGTCAGCTTCGTCAAATACGGCACCGTCCGGAATTCTGTTAACTTGCCGTCTGTACCGAAAGAAATCATGAAACGCATCGAGCCGTATTTCGATTTGGCTGAACGCATCGGCACCTTCCTCACCGACTTGACCGGCGAAACGGCGGATGAAGTGAACGTCTATTATTCTGGCGAGCTCGCGAACCTGGAAGTCGGCCCCTTGACGCGCAATATGCTCAAAGGGATGCTTAAGCGCCATCTCGGCAAACACGTCAATGACGTCAATGCGATGTATATCGCCAATCAAAAAGGCATTCATGTCAACGAACACAAATCGACCGAATCCCGAGGCTTTACTAATCTCATCACTGTCGAAGTGAAAACGCAGAGCGGCACGCGGAAAGCATCCGGCACGCTATTGAACGGGCAAGGCGCTCGGATCGTCAAAGTGGATGATTACATCGTCGACTTCCTGCCGAACGGCCACCTGTTGTTCATCCGCCATAATGACCGTCCGGGCGTCATCGGCCGCGTCGGGACATTGCTCGGCGCAGAAGACATCAATATCGCGACGATGCAGGTTGGGCGTTCGAATGTCGGCGGCGACGCGATCATGATGCTGTCGATCGATAAGCACGCCGATCCGGAAGATTTGGAAGGATTGAAGAAACTCGAAGAAATCGAAAGCGTTACGGCAATCGATCTATAA
- a CDS encoding glycosyltransferase family 2 protein: MKLISIIVPAFNEEANIASMYKTLVQELEPLPYLYEIMFINDGSSDGTLDEILKLANQHETVKYISLSRNFGKESAMFAGMKRIKGDAAILMDSDMQHPPTLICEMIQGYEDGFHQVVAKRSRKGDSKLRSAFSSLYYKVVNSVTDVSFEDGEGDFRLLSRKAINSILSLSESNRFSKGIYSWIGLSKKTISYENVLRAEGDSKWSFSSLVNYGIDGIISFNMKPLRICFYTGFLVLFLSLLYIAFTFYQIMVRGVIAPGYFTTITAILLLGGIQLISLGVIGEYVGRIYNETKQRPHFLVEMSNVDEYDES, encoded by the coding sequence ATGAAGCTGATCTCTATTATTGTGCCAGCTTTCAACGAAGAAGCGAACATCGCTTCGATGTACAAGACTTTGGTGCAAGAACTTGAGCCGCTTCCCTATCTGTATGAAATCATGTTTATCAATGACGGCAGCAGTGACGGAACTTTAGATGAAATACTCAAACTCGCCAATCAACACGAAACCGTAAAATATATTTCCCTATCCCGCAATTTCGGGAAGGAATCCGCCATGTTCGCAGGGATGAAACGAATCAAAGGAGATGCTGCCATCCTGATGGACAGCGATATGCAGCACCCTCCCACACTCATCTGCGAAATGATCCAAGGCTATGAAGACGGCTTCCATCAAGTCGTCGCCAAGCGTTCTCGCAAGGGAGATTCGAAATTGCGCAGCGCCTTTTCTTCCCTATACTATAAAGTGGTCAATTCTGTAACTGATGTCAGCTTCGAAGACGGCGAAGGCGATTTCCGCCTCTTGAGCCGCAAAGCCATCAATTCCATCCTGTCACTCAGTGAGAGCAATCGTTTTTCCAAAGGCATCTACTCATGGATAGGCCTCAGCAAGAAAACCATCAGCTATGAAAACGTCTTGCGCGCAGAAGGCGATTCCAAATGGTCCTTCAGCAGCCTCGTCAATTACGGCATCGACGGGATCATTTCATTTAATATGAAACCCTTGCGCATCTGTTTTTACACAGGATTTCTCGTGTTGTTCCTATCCTTGCTTTATATCGCTTTTACGTTCTACCAAATCATGGTGCGGGGCGTCATCGCACCCGGTTATTTCACGACCATCACGGCGATCCTGCTGCTTGGCGGCATTCAATTGATCAGCCTTGGCGTCATCGGCGAATACGTCGGGCGCATCTATAACGAGACAAAGCAGCGGCCGCATTTCTTGGTCGAGATGAGCAATGTGGATGAATACGATGAATCTTAA
- a CDS encoding GtrA family protein — MNLKRLNTEFTRFVFVGVVNTLSYYSIYLFLHNVLDWAYMLSHIIGFLISLNISFFLNTYVTYRVKPTLKKYLYFPLTQVVNMSVSTFLIFIFVEFLHINSNIAPFAAVIFTIPVTFAVSGKILKAPAQSK; from the coding sequence ATGAATCTTAAGCGCTTGAATACGGAGTTCACCCGCTTTGTTTTTGTTGGGGTCGTCAACACGCTCAGCTATTACTCCATCTACCTGTTTTTGCATAATGTGCTCGACTGGGCCTATATGCTGTCTCATATCATCGGATTCTTGATCAGCTTGAACATCTCGTTTTTCTTAAACACTTACGTAACGTATCGCGTAAAACCGACTTTGAAGAAATACTTGTATTTCCCGTTAACACAAGTCGTGAATATGTCCGTTTCCACATTCTTGATTTTCATATTTGTGGAATTCTTACACATCAACAGCAATATCGCGCCATTTGCCGCAGTGATTTTCACTATTCCCGTGACCTTTGCCGTTTCGGGGAAAATCCTTAAAGCGCCGGCGCAATCCAAATAA